A genomic stretch from Thermomonospora umbrina includes:
- a CDS encoding LysR family transcriptional regulator — MLDLNRARILREVARSGSMTAAARALSYTQPAVSHHIARLEREVGTPLVVRHGRGVRLTEAGRVLVGHVEAVLARLADAEEEIAAIAGLRAGRVRAAVFPTAAAGLLPDALAALRVRAPRVTVSLVEAEPPEALAALRAGEVDVAVVFSHDGGPGDGVGGVREVPLLEDPVLLAVPAGHAAAGAGVPRLADLAEETWASGCERCRGHLVRACGAAGFAPRIAYATDDHVAVQRLVDRGLAVTALPAMAFAVHREPGVVVMSSPELGGRRVAALVPSGARPPAVAAFLDELSAVSAGWAAAGGPARHGGSPASPSP, encoded by the coding sequence GTGTTGGACCTGAATCGTGCCCGGATCCTGCGGGAGGTCGCCCGTTCGGGGTCGATGACGGCGGCCGCTCGGGCGTTGTCGTACACGCAGCCGGCGGTGTCGCATCACATCGCGCGGTTGGAGCGGGAGGTGGGGACGCCGCTGGTGGTGCGGCACGGTCGCGGGGTGCGGTTGACGGAGGCGGGTCGCGTCCTGGTGGGGCATGTGGAGGCGGTGCTGGCGCGGTTGGCCGACGCCGAGGAGGAGATCGCGGCGATCGCGGGGCTGCGGGCGGGTCGGGTGCGGGCGGCGGTGTTCCCGACGGCGGCGGCGGGGTTGTTGCCGGACGCGTTGGCGGCGTTGCGGGTTCGGGCGCCGAGGGTGACGGTGTCGCTGGTGGAGGCCGAGCCGCCGGAGGCGTTGGCGGCGTTGCGGGCCGGGGAGGTCGACGTCGCGGTCGTGTTCTCCCATGACGGTGGGCCCGGTGACGGGGTGGGCGGGGTGCGGGAGGTGCCGCTGCTGGAGGATCCGGTGCTGTTGGCGGTTCCGGCGGGGCACGCGGCGGCGGGTGCGGGGGTGCCGCGGTTGGCCGATCTGGCGGAGGAGACGTGGGCGTCGGGGTGCGAACGGTGTCGGGGGCATCTGGTGCGGGCGTGCGGGGCGGCGGGGTTCGCGCCGCGGATCGCGTACGCGACCGATGACCATGTGGCGGTGCAGCGGCTGGTGGATCGGGGGCTGGCGGTGACGGCGTTGCCGGCGATGGCGTTCGCGGTGCATCGCGAGCCCGGCGTGGTGGTGATGTCGTCGCCGGAGTTGGGGGGCAGGCGGGTGGCGGCGCTGGTGCCGTCGGGGGCGCGGCCGCCGGCCGTGGCGGCGTTCCTGGACGAGTTGTCCGCCGTGTCGGCGGGTTGGGCGGCGGCCGGGGGGCCCGCGCGGCACGGCGGGTCCCCGGCGTCGCCCTCCCCGTGA